GCCGCGAAGAACTGAGCCAGTGGGCCGCCCCGGTGTTTCAGCAGCTCCTGGTCGGGCCGGCGCCGACGGAATGACGACCGCGCGGCCCCGCAATGCCAGTCAGACCCGCACCGACATTCTGTCGGCGGCGCGGCGGCGTTTCGCCGCAGAAGGGTACGAACGGTCGACCCTGCGGGCCGTCGCGGCGGACGTCGGTGTGGATGCGGCGCTGGTGATCCGTTATTTCGGCAGCAAGCAGGAATTATTCGCCGCGGCGGCGGATTTCGCGATTGAGTTGCCGGACCTGTCGACCGTCGACCCGGACGACATTGCCGGCATATTGCTGCCGCGGTTCTTCGCGATCTGGGAAGAGGACGAGACGTTCGTGGCGCTGTTGCGGGCCGCGATGACGAGCAATGCCGCAGCCGAGGCGCTGCGCCGGGTCTTCGCCGAGCAGGTTGCGCCCAAACTGATCGTCGCCACGCCGGACCATCCCATCGCCCGTGTGGGTTTGGTGGGCGCATTCGTGATCGGCCTTGCCGCAACGAGATACGTGCTGGTGAACCCGCCGATAGCCGCCATGAGCCGCGAGGAACTCAGCCGCTGGGCCGCACCCGTTGTCCGGCGGCTTCTCGTCGGCCCGGCGCCCTACTGAAAGGCGCGATCGCCGCACTGTTTCGTATCCCTGGCTTGAAGTCCGCGGCCGCGTGGCCCGTGCGCCCCCTAGCCGGTGACCGTCATCTCGTCGTCGCTGGTTGCCCACGATCGGATGAAGAGATCGACGGGCACCTGTTCGTCCCGGCCATCCTCGCTGCCACTGTCGTTGAGGTGCACGACCCCGACCGCGGTGTCGACGCCGGTCACCACCACGGCGTGATTGGACTCCGGCTCGCCGTCCGGGGATTTGTCCTCGACCGGTTCCCGCCAGATGATCTCGGCGTTGATGGCGGCGATCACCTTGCGCCCCGTCACCAGGTCCTGCTCGAGCGCCCTCATGCCGGTCGGGACACCGGTCTTGGCAGCGCTTTCGGTGTCCGTGTCCACGGCGTGGATGCCGTAGTGCGCGAGCAGTGCGGGTTCGTCCTCGAACGACGTGCCGCTGCCCGGCTTGCGCTTTTTGGGCTTGGTATAGATCGGCCCGGGATGGACCGTGCTCGGCGTCGTTTGCGCCACCCTGACGATGGCCTGCTCGGAGGGCTGGCGTCCGGTCAATTCGCCGACCACGTCGGCGACGGACATCTCCACGCAGTCGTCGTCGTATTGCTGGTAACGCCAGAACGGCGCGGCCGCCGCCGGGTTGCCGTGGAGCGTGCCCTCCCCCGTGGGCGGATCGGGCGCGCCCGGGGCGGCCTGCGCCGTGCCCACGGCCAAGGCCAGCGCGCTTGCGCCGGCCAGCACCGCGGCGCCGGCGGCGCGGACGATGCGGATGCCGATCATGTGCCTGTCCTTCTCGAAGCCGACGATGGGGGTATCTGCGGCACGGCCCCCTTCGTTACTTAGTGCGCGCCGCCGAGGTTCAGCGTGACCACGCCGGCGATCAGCAGGCCGATGCCGACGACCTTTGTGGCGGACATCGACGAACCCAGGAACACCACGGCGATCAACACGATGGCGGCGGTACCGATCGCCGACCACAGCGCGTAGGCGACGTCCGTCTGCATGCCGCGCGAGATCGACAACGCCAGCAGCGCGAACGATATGGCGTAGCCGACCAGGCAGAGCACGGTCGGCCACAGCCGGGTGAACCCGTCCGTGCTCTTGAGCAGGCTGGTGGCCGCCACCTCCGCGAAGATCGCGCACAGCAGTACCAGATACGTCACGGCGCCTCCTTATCGGCTCGTCAATCTAGCGTGGAGGTTGACATCGCGTCGAACATGGATGCGTTCGTCGCATGCCCGGTGGCGGCCACCCGCTGCGCTTCGACGTGAGCGATGCCGTGGGGGAGAGTGCGTCGCCGGCGGCGACCTACTACCCGGCCGGCGTGGACGCCACCGTCCCGCGTCGTCCTTTGCGTGCCGGGGCGGCACCTACTTCGCCGAGTTCGCCACCGGGATGGGATATCCCGTAGTCACGGTCGATCCGCTGGGGACCGGTGAGAGCTCGAGACCGACGCGGGATTTCGGCTTCTCCGAGATCGCTGCCGGGGCGCGTATTCGGCATTGCCCTGATCGCGGGCGTCGTCGCCGAGCACGCGCACAGGTCGACGTCCCGGTATTCCTCGGCTATGGCGGCGTCGACGTCTCCGCGGGCCCGCGCGCCGAGGCGGCCCAGCACGGCAGCAGCGCCGACATCACCACCGTCGTCCTGGCCGGAAGCGGGCACTGCCACAACACAGCGACCGACAGGCACCGAATGTGGAGGCGGCTGCGCGGGTGGGCCGAAACCGTAATCTGGGCACCATGACGAAGCCCCTCAATCGCCGTTTGGACGGCTACGAGCCCGCGGTCCTGAGCCTGTTCCGATTGGTCTACGGCCTGCTGTTCGCCGTGCACGGTTCGATCACGATCTTGGGTTGGCCATACCGGTGGCCGCACCCCGTCGAGGTCGGAGCCTGGCCCGTTTGGTATGCCGGGGTGATCGAGTTGATCACGGGGCTCCTGATCGCCGTGGGGCTGTGGACGCGGGCCGCCGCGTTCGTCGCCTCGGGGGCAATGGCGGTCGCCTACTTCTGGATGCATCAGCCCAAAGCGCTGTGGCCGATCGGTGATCCGCCGGTCGGCAACGGCGGACTCGCGGCGATCCTCTTCTGCTTCGGGTTCTTCCTGTTGGTCTTCGCCGGCGCGGGACGGTATTCGATCGACGCCCGGCGGGGTCGGGACTAGGTCCGGACGTGCCGCGGGGTCCCGCACCGTTATGCGGATTCAGCGGCCTTCGTGATCAACCGCAGTGCGCGAAGAGATTCTCGCAATACATACCGACGCCCCCCCAGTCACCGGTCGGGCCGCTCTCGTCCTGAGGGTTCGTCATCGTGGTCGGGAACTGTATCTGCCACTCGTCGATGGTCGGGATGTCGGGCTGCTGACCAGGGTCGGGCGAGGCGAGCGCAACGCCGGTGCCGCCCGTCAACGCGGCGACGATGGCGGCGGCGGCAATCAATCCACGAGTGCATCTGCGACAACTCATCGCGGACCCTCCGTCACCTGACCGAACTGCCGGCTCAATGAGCCGATTCTACATTCGGCATCCGTATCGCATACCAATCACGAATAAACAACGACTTTGGTCGACGTCCGAGCGATTTCGGGTCTCGCGACCGCTACTGCGTACTTTGTTGTCTGTGAGGCCGATAGCCGTGGTCGTTCGTCGCGCCCTGGCCGTCGGCGTCTGCCTCCTCATGTCAGTGGCCGTGCCGCCCTCGACCAGCGCCGACCCCGAGGTCGAACCCGCCGGTGCAGCTGCGCCGCCGGCCGGCGGCGCGGTGCCATCGAATCCGCCCGCCATCCTCAACACTCCCGACGGCTGGACGCTGGGCCTGGGCGCGAAGGACGAGATGCAAATTCCGGTGCCGCCTTTGACCACCTCTCTCGCGTCCCGCGAATACGTGTCCAGCGGGATTTTCGTCGGCTCGCTGAAAGGGCCGGAAGAGCCCCACGGCATCCTGGAAGTCGGCTACCAAATCGGCTGCGGGATCGACATGAGCACGTCCAACGGCGTGATCATGGAAGGTGGCGTCGGCGTCATCCCCGGCGTCAGTCCGACGTTCGACACCACCGGTACATTGCCGCCCTTGCTGCCGTACGTGTCCACGCCCGTCAACGGGGTGATGAGCGTGGGACTCAAGCCGGGTCTGGTGATCGTGGTTCCGGTGATCAGGAAACAGTTCAAGGGCGCGAACCCCTGGGTGATGATCAGCAACTTCCACGTCAAGATCGACGGGTGCGTGGGTCAGTCGTTCATCCGGTCGTATGCGGTGCTGACCCGAATGACCGACCAATCCGACGTGGTGCTGTCTTACGTCGGCGTCACCAAAGCCGTGTGATCGGCCCGCGGTGGACGGGGCCGGGCGCGGCGGCCTGTCTCAGGACTGCAGGTCCAGGGCGGCACCGATC
This genomic window from Mycobacterium saskatchewanense contains:
- a CDS encoding DMT family transporter encodes the protein MTYLVLLCAIFAEVAATSLLKSTDGFTRLWPTVLCLVGYAISFALLALSISRGMQTDVAYALWSAIGTAAIVLIAVVFLGSSMSATKVVGIGLLIAGVVTLNLGGAH
- a CDS encoding MspA family porin, producing the protein MVVRRALAVGVCLLMSVAVPPSTSADPEVEPAGAAAPPAGGAVPSNPPAILNTPDGWTLGLGAKDEMQIPVPPLTTSLASREYVSSGIFVGSLKGPEEPHGILEVGYQIGCGIDMSTSNGVIMEGGVGVIPGVSPTFDTTGTLPPLLPYVSTPVNGVMSVGLKPGLVIVVPVIRKQFKGANPWVMISNFHVKIDGCVGQSFIRSYAVLTRMTDQSDVVLSYVGVTKAV
- a CDS encoding cysteine peptidase family C39 domain-containing protein; this translates as MIGIRIVRAAGAAVLAGASALALAVGTAQAAPGAPDPPTGEGTLHGNPAAAAPFWRYQQYDDDCVEMSVADVVGELTGRQPSEQAIVRVAQTTPSTVHPGPIYTKPKKRKPGSGTSFEDEPALLAHYGIHAVDTDTESAAKTGVPTGMRALEQDLVTGRKVIAAINAEIIWREPVEDKSPDGEPESNHAVVVTGVDTAVGVVHLNDSGSEDGRDEQVPVDLFIRSWATSDDEMTVTG
- a CDS encoding DoxX family protein, which gives rise to MTKPLNRRLDGYEPAVLSLFRLVYGLLFAVHGSITILGWPYRWPHPVEVGAWPVWYAGVIELITGLLIAVGLWTRAAAFVASGAMAVAYFWMHQPKALWPIGDPPVGNGGLAAILFCFGFFLLVFAGAGRYSIDARRGRD
- a CDS encoding TetR/AcrR family transcriptional regulator, whose amino-acid sequence is MTTARPRNASQTRTDILSAARRRFAAEGYERSTLRAVAADVGVDAALVIRYFGSKQELFAAAADFAIELPDLSTVDPDDIAGILLPRFFAIWEEDETFVALLRAAMTSNAAAEALRRVFAEQVAPKLIVATPDHPIARVGLVGAFVIGLAATRYVLVNPPIAAMSREELSRWAAPVVRRLLVGPAPY